From a single Lolium rigidum isolate FL_2022 chromosome 7, APGP_CSIRO_Lrig_0.1, whole genome shotgun sequence genomic region:
- the LOC124672735 gene encoding uncharacterized protein LOC124672735: MSAEGRCKEEKEEGEDRKPVIKPGVHVTLKVQDTDGHSVYRTMRRTDKLQGLMDFYYASVPAIARGTGRFLYDGGRLSGEETPAQLEMDDGDEVDFFTELMGGGGWIAGQRVKEEADDGFITIKVQDTDRFKVSYTMRKTDKLQNLIDFYYARVPSVTRGSGRFLVDGTRMQGWKTPADFNMEDGDEVDVFTDLIGGGGGPTTECCC, encoded by the exons ATGTCGGCGGAAGGGCGgtgcaaggaggagaaggaagagggggaggACAGGAAGCCGGTGATCAAGCCCGGCGTGCACGTGACGCTCAAGGTGCAGGACACCGACGGCCACTCCGTCTACCGCACCATGCGGCGCACCGATAAGCTGCAGGGCCTCATGGACTTCTACTACGCCAGCGTGCCGGCGATCGCGCGCGGCACGGGGCGGTTCCTGTACGACGGCGGCCGGCTGAGCGGCGAAGAGACGCCGGCCCAGCTCGAGatggacgacggcgacgaggtGGACTTCTTCACCGagctgatgggcggcggcggatgGATCGCGGG GcagcgcgtcaaggaggaggcggacgacggGTTCATCACGATCAAGGTGCAGGACACCGACAGGTTCAAGGTCAGCTACACCATGCGGAAGACCGACAAGCTGCAAAACCTCATCGACTTCTACTACGCCAGGGTTCCCAGTGTTACTCGTGGCTCAGgccggttcctcgtcgacggaaCGCGGATGCAGGGCTGGAAGACGCCGGCTGACTTCAACATGGAGGACGGCGACGAGGTTGACGTCTTCACGGATCTcatagggggcggcggcggaccgACTACTGAATGCTGCTGCTAG